In Athene noctua chromosome 7, bAthNoc1.hap1.1, whole genome shotgun sequence, the following proteins share a genomic window:
- the LOC141962426 gene encoding dual specificity protein kinase CLK4-like, producing MLEWFEHHGHVCMVFELLGLSTFDFIRGNCFLPFSLEHIRQMAYQICRSVNFLHLNKLTHTDLKPGNILLVNSDYTEEYNPELECEERRLKNTDVKVADFGNATYDFDYHSPLVSTRPYRAPEVILALGWSQPCDVWSIGCILIGYYLGYAVFQTNDDREHLAMMERVLGPLPRHMIEKSRKHEYFHHGRLDWDEHSSAGRYVSSWCNPLKEFMTCHNSDHRNLFDLIEKMLEYDPAERITLEEALKHPFFSPLKRQKRKLPPVAEKADADVTPKRQKKY from the exons atgttggaatggtttgagcaCCATGGGCACGTCTGCatggtttttgagctgctggggctcagcacctttgacttcattagagggaattgcttcttgccattttcgctggagcacatcagacagatggcttatcagatctgcagatctgtgaact ttttgcacctgaacaagctgacacatacagatctgaagccaggaaatattttacttgtgaattcagaCTACACAGAAGAATATAACCCcgaactg GAATGCGAAGAACGGAGACTAAAAAATACGGACGTCAAAGTTGCGGACTTCGGGAACGCAACGTATGATTTCGATTATCACAGCcctttggtgtctacaagaccttacagagctcctgaagtgatcctag cgctggggtggtcacagccatgcgatgtttggagcataggatgtatcctcataggatactaccttggatacgcggtatttcag accaatgaCGACAGAGAACACCTGGccatgatggagcgagtactggggcctttgccaaggcacatgatagagaaaagcag GAAACACGAATATTTCCATCATGGCCGGCTGGACTGGgatgaacacagttctgctggaagatatgtctccagttggtgtaatcccctaaag GAATTCATGACCTGCCACAATTCGGACCACAGGAACCTCTTCGACCTCATTGAGAAGATGTTGGAGTACGACCCAGCcgagcgcattactctggaggaagcactgaaacatcctttcttcTCGCCCTTGAagcggcagaaaaggaagctgcctcctgtagctgagaaggctgatgcagatgttacaccaaagagacaaaaaaaatattaa
- the LOC141962683 gene encoding peptidyl-prolyl cis-trans isomerase-like 3, giving the protein MMLIFLVRFSRAVTLHTDVGDIKIELFCERTPKTCENFLALCASNYYNGCIFHRNIKGFMVQTGDPLGTGKGGNSIWGKKFEDEFSEYLKHSVRGVVSMANNGPNTNGSQFFITYGKQPHLDMKYTVFGKVIDGLETLDELEKLPVNEKTYRPLNEVRIKDVSVHANPFAL; this is encoded by the exons atgatgctgatttttcttgtacGCTTCTCCCGA GCTGTCACGCTGCATACTGACGTAGGCGATattaaaattgaactgttctGTGAGCGGACACCAAAGACCTGCGAA AATTTCCTGGCTCTTTGTGCTAGTAACTACTACAATGGATGCATATTTCACCGGAATATAAAGGGCTTCATGGTTCAGACAGGAGATCCATTAG gcactgggaaaggaggtaACAGCATCTGGGGCAAGAAGTTTGAAGACGAATTCAGCGAATACCTGAAG cacAGTGTCCGTGGGGTAGTTTCAATGGCAAACAATGGCCCAAATACCAATGGATCACAGTTCTTCATCACTTACGGCAAGCAACCGCACCTAGACATGAAGTACACTGTGTTTGGAAA agttaTTGATGGCTTGGAGACCCTggatgagctggagaagctgcctgtgaATGAGAAAACCTACCGACCTCTCAATGAGGTTCGCATTAAAGATGTGTCGGTTCATGCCAACCCTTTTGCTCTGTAG
- the LOC141962684 gene encoding peptidyl-prolyl cis-trans isomerase-like 3, producing MMLIFHAVTLHTDVGDIKIELFCERTPKTCENFLALCASNYYNGCIFHRNIKGFMVQTGDPLGTGKGGNSIWGKKFEDEFSEYLKHSVRGVVSMANNGPNTNGSQFFITYGKQPHLDMKYTVFGKVIDGLETLDELEKLPVNEKTYRPLNEVRIKDVSVHANPFAL from the exons ATGATGCTGATTTTTCAT GCTGTCACGCTGCATACTGACGTAGGCGATattaaaattgaactgttctGTGAGCGGACACCAAAGACCTGCGAA AATTTCCTGGCTCTTTGTGCTAGTAACTACTACAATGGATGCATATTTCACCGGAATATAAAGGGCTTCATGGTTCAGACAGGAGATCCATTAG gcactgggaaaggaggtaACAGCATCTGGGGCAAGAAGTTTGAAGACGAATTCAGCGAATACCTGAAG cacAGTGTCCGTGGGGTAGTTTCAATGGCAAACAATGGCCCAAATACCAATGGATCACAGTTCTTCATCACTTACGGCAAGCAACCGCACCTAGACATGAAGTACACTGTGTTTGGAAA agttaTTGATGGCTTGGAGACCCTggatgagctggagaagctgcctgtgaATGAGAAAACCTACCGACCTCTCAATGAGGTTCGCATTAAAGATGTGTCGGTTCATGCCAACCCTTTTGCTCTGTAG